The window GATGTAAAGGTCGAAGACCTCCCGGGTCGAGACCGGGCGGGGGGCCTCCTCGAGGAAAGCCCTCCAGACGGGGACTCGGGTGAAGTATCCCGCCAGGTTGAGGGTCAACCCGACGACCATCCAGCTTAGGGAGTAGCCCCTGGTGGCCTCGACGACCTTGTTAAAAGGCACCTTCCGGAACATGTAGCCAACCGCCAGGACAGTCAGGATGAAGACGGCCGTCGTCCCAATCGGGCGGAGCCAGGGCTCGACCCGGGCCAGCCATAGCCGGAGGCGGGCCCTGCCGACCCCCACCCTCGCCCCGGCGACATCATCGGCAGCGTCCGCGGCGGCAGCACCGGCGGTGGCCGCGCCGGTGGTGACCGCTCTGGCCCAGGCGGCCGCGGTCCCGAAGACCCGCTCGCGCTCGGGGCCGGGCAGGTCTCGTAGGGCGTCGGCGGCCTGTCGGCTCCAGTAGGCCAGGGCCCAGGGGGCCCGATTGCCCGCTCTATGGGTGGCCGGCTCGCCGACCGGCCCGGCCGAGCCCCGCGCCTTCCAGCGGCGCCAGCGCCGCCACAGGCCGGCCGAAGTGATCCGCAGCAATGATGGGTCGACCGTCCGACCGGCCGCGCTCAGGGCGACCGACAACCCGGCGACGGCCCCGGCCAGATGATCTGGGGTCAGGTTTCGCAGGGCCGCCTCGGCCGGCAGGCCGGCGGTGGCCAACAGCCCGGCCATCTGACCGAGCCCGAAAACGATTCCCGACCGAAGCCGCCGCGAGACCTCCTCTTCGAGGAAGTCCCCCGCGGCGTAACCGGCCGGGAAGATGGGGTCCTGGAAGTTGACTGTCAAGCCCGTTCGCCCGGGCTGGGTCGGATCGTAGGTGATCGTTACCGGCTGAATGACCCGGGCGTGGGGCCCCAACCTGGCCACCGAGCCGCTGATCGGGGCCAGGGCTCCGTCGGGGGTGAACCGCCCCTCGGGGGCGACCATGACGCAGCCGCCCCGGTCCAGCTCGAAAGCGGCGCGGTCGAGGGCCGCCCGGACCATCCGGACCCGTTCTCGACGTGTCCCGGCCAGTGGGTCGTCCAGGCTCGGCACCGACCGTACGCCCAGGGCCTCGATGATCGGAGCCAGGCTAACCCGGCCCAGGAGGACCCGGGCCCAGCCCCGGCCGGGCAAGAGGTACTTCGGGATGAAATCAGGCCGGCCGAGGTCGCCGCGGGTCAGGAAGCTCGTCCGGCGACCCACCCCACGGGGACCACTGATCAGGCAGACCAGGCCGCCGACAATCGGCCCGTCCCAATCACTCTGGTGGTTGATGACTACCAGCGTTCCGGGCAGGTGCTGATACCGCTCCCTGGCCAGGACGGCGAAGCG of the Bacillota bacterium genome contains:
- a CDS encoding lysylphosphatidylglycerol synthase domain-containing protein, whose protein sequence is RFAVLARERYQHLPGTLVVINHQSDWDGPIVGGLVCLISGPRGVGRRTSFLTRGDLGRPDFIPKYLLPGRGWARVLLGRVSLAPIIEALGVRSVPSLDDPLAGTRRERVRMVRAALDRAAFELDRGGCVMVAPEGRFTPDGALAPISGSVARLGPHARVIQPVTITYDPTQPGRTGLTVNFQDPIFPAGYAAGDFLEEEVSRRLRSGIVFGLGQMAGLLATAGLPAEAALRNLTPDHLAGAVAGLSVALSAAGRTVDPSLLRITSAGLWRRWRRWKARGSAGPVGEPATHRAGNRAPWALAYWSRQAADALRDLPGPERERVFGTAAAWARAVTTGAATAGAAAADAADDVAGARVGVGRARLRLWLARVEPWLRPIGTTAVFILTVLAVGYMFRKVPFNKVVEATRGYSLSWMVVGLTLNLAGYFTRVPVWRAFLEEAPRPVSTREVFDLYIGGAFINNFVPLRGGDVARVVYLAKQMGLGWGRGVTLVAAEHAFDLVVIGGYGVVGVLLTPAAPVWAGHLVGA